A section of the Phaseolus vulgaris cultivar G19833 chromosome 8, P. vulgaris v2.0, whole genome shotgun sequence genome encodes:
- the LOC137825536 gene encoding E3 ubiquitin-protein ligase RDUF1-like, which translates to MASLGSSSSSFWCYRCNRVVRVSLATEGQPDPTILCPDCHSGFLEELHTPPHSRRSTRAGSPFNPVIMLRGGGGNGNENENANANENENDVASGNFELYYNEGVSGPGPLRPLPAGVTDFLMGSSGFDHLLDQLDGTAVRLDRAASKAAIESMPVVKILASHAHAESHCAVCMENFQVDCDAREMPCGHVYHSECIVPWLSVRNSCPVCRRVVPSDEVHDNNSMGLTIWRLPGGGFAVGRLIGGRELPLVYTEMDGAFNASNGVPRRVSWDSSIGRSRESRGFASAFRNLVSYFGRVRSSFSRGTRNSRVNGRSRSATTIFSRFRSRSRF; encoded by the coding sequence atggcATCGTTGggatcttcttcttcttcattctgGTGCTACCGATGCAACCGCGTCGTTAGGGTTTCCCTCGCTACAGAAGGGCAGCCAGATCCTACCATTCTCTGCCCCGATTGCCACTCCGGTTTCCTCGAAGAGCTCCACACGCCTCCCCACTCGCGTCGATCCACGCGCGCCGGGTCGCCCTTCAATCCCGTCATCATGCTGCGCGGCGGGGGCGGGAACGgaaacgaaaacgaaaacgcAAACGCCAACGAAAACGAAAACGACGTCGCCTCGGGGAACTTCGAGCTCTACTACAACGAGGGGGTTTCTGGTCCGGGCCCTCTACGCCCGCTGCCGGCCGGCGTGACCGACTTTCTGATGGGCTCGTCGGGCTTCGACCACTTGCTGGACCAGCTGGATGGCACCGCGGTGCGCCTCGACCGGGCGGCGTCGAAGGCGGCGATCGAGTCGATGCCGGTGGTGAAGATCCTGGCGAGCCACGCGCACGCGGAGTCCCACTGCGCGGTGTGCATGGAAAATTTTCAAGTGGATTGCGACGCACGGGAGATGCCGTGCGGGCACGTATATCACTCGGAGTGCATCGTGCCGTGGCTCTCCGTGCGGAACTCGTGCCCCGTGTGCCGGCGCGTGGTTCCTTCCGATGAAGTCCATGATAACAATTCGATGGGGTTAACCATATGGAGACTCCCTGGGGGAGGATTCGCTGTGGGCAGGCTCATCGGAGGTAGAGAACTCCCCCTCGTGTACACGGAGATGGACGGCGCGTTTAACGCCTCTAACGGCGTTCCGAGGAGAGTCTCCTGGGATTCGTCTATTGGTAGGTCTAGGGAGAGTAGGGGGTTTGCTTCTGCTTTTCGGAATCTCGTTTCCTATTTCGGAAGAGTTAGGAGTTCCTTTTCTCGTGGAACGAGAAACTCGCGTGTCAATGGAAGATCACGCTCTGCCACAACCATTTTTTCTAGGTTCAGGAGTCGATcaagattttaa
- the LOC137823650 gene encoding uncharacterized protein: MASITPLHTMLPNAAPKLPASVAVSNTKVSFGPSPGLPCTAIQRNKSRSSRVVVSAVGDVSADSTVYLVAGAVAVALVGTGFPILFSRKDTCPECDGAGFVRKANVTLRANAARKDQTQIVCARCNGLGKLNQIDK; this comes from the exons ATGGCTTCCATCACTCCACTTCACACTATGCTTCCCAACGCTGCGCCCAAACTCCCCGCATCTGTCGCTGTTTCCAACACCAAGGTGTCGTTTGGGCCCTCACCTGGGCTACCCTGCACCGCCATTCAGAGGAACAAGAGTAGATCTTCCAGGGTTGTTGTTTCGGCTGTTGGAGACGTTTCTGCTGATAGCACCGTTTACCTTGTTGCTGGCGCGGTTGCAGTGGCACTCGTTGGAACCGGATTCCCCATCTTGTTCTCTCGCAAAGACAC ATGTCCTGAATGTGATGGAGCAGGGTTTGTCCGAAAGGCGAATGTGACGTTGAGAGCAAATGCAGCACGAAAGGATCAAACTCAAATCGTTTGTGCTCGTTGCAATGGATTGGGTAAACTTAATCAAATAGACAAATAG
- the LOC137824629 gene encoding amino acid transporter AVT1D, producing the protein MKLDEDLRPDREEDFQTDDEENQAQRVFEHLDDDTDSDNSPPSPSLSNEVSMISWPQSYRQSMDMLTSATPPGLTLLKRFGSVGRSNSLATSFKRSQECQEDSALTLPLVSETCAFKQENHPASAHTLQPLSSARFSVEELPPPQEQCSFAKSVINGTNILCGIGILTIPYAMKKGGCLSLVILLMFAIMCCYTGMLLIRCLESNVGLKTYPDIGQAAFGIVGRLGIAIFLYVELFASCVEYIILVSDNLSSLYPNTHLRFGGIDLNTEQIFSITAAILVLPTVWLRNLSLLSYISVGGIFATILVALCLFWVGTMDQVVGYKPGENVLDLANLPVSIGLYSFCFAGHAVFPNIYSSMKEPSKFPSVLYTCFAFCGFMYMSVGIMGYLTFGDLVSSQFTLNMPKELYASEIATWTTVVTPLAKYALTLLPIALSIEELATSPRLRCHATSVLIRTSLVILSLLVALYIPYFGSLMALIGSFMSILVALIYPCACFLKLHSGRLSNSEIANCSFIIVVGMISACIGTLSAVSKITGEGD; encoded by the exons ATGAAGCTAGATGAGGATCTGCGTCCTGATCGTGAGGAAGATTTCCAAACAGATGATGAAGAAAATCAGGCACAAAGGGTGTTTGAACATCTGGATGATGATACTGATTCTGATAATTCACCTCCTTCGCCAAGTTTATCCAATGAAGTTTCCATGATCTCTTGGCCTCAAAGCTACAG ACAATCTATGGACATGTTAACTAGTGCAACACCTCCTGGACTTACTCTCTTAAAGAGATTTGGTTCAGTAGGGAGAAGTAATTCTCTCGCTACATCATTCAAGAGATCTCAAGAATGCCAAGAGGATTCTGCTCTAACTCTACCCCTTGTTTCTGAGACATGTGCATTCAAACAAGAGAATCATCCTGCTTCAGCACATACCCTACAACCACTTAGTAGTGCAAGATTTTCTGTGGAGGAATTGCCACCGCCACAAGAACAATGTTCATTTGCAAAATCAGTAATTAATG GAACCAATATACTATGTGGAATAGGAATTCTTACCATTCCATATGCAATGAAAAAAGGAGGGTGTCTGAGCCTTGTAATACTTTTAATGTTTGCTATCATGTGTTGTTATACTGGGATGCTATTAATAAGATGTTTAGAAAGCAACGTTGGACTCAAAACCTACCCAGATATTGGCCAAGCTGCTTTTGGAATTGTTGGTCGCTTGGGGATTGCA ATCTTTTTATACGTGGAACTTTTT GCTTCTTGTGTTGAGTATATAATACTAGTTAGTGATAACCTTTCATCACTATATCCTAACACCCATTTGAGATTTGGTGGGATTGATTTGAACACAGAACAAATTTTTTCCATCACAGCAGCAATTCTTGTTCTACCAACAGTTTGGTTGCGAAATCTAAGTTTACTTTCTTATATTTCAG TTGGAGGAATATTTGCAACAATACTTGTTGCACTTTGCTTGTTTTGGGTTGGGACGATGGACCAAGTTGTAGGATATAAGCCAGGAGAAAATGTTTTAGACTTGGCAAACTTACCTGTCTCAATTGGTCTCTATAGTTTTTGTTTTGCTGGCCATGCAGTTTTTCCTAACATCTACTCTTCTATGAAGGAACCATCCAAATTTCCATCAGTGTTGTATACCTG CTTTGCCTTTTGCGGTTTCATGTATATGAGTGTGGGAATAATGGGGTATTTAACTTTTGGTGACTTAGTTTCATCTCAGTTTACCTTAAACATGcctaaagaattatatgcatctGAGATTGCAACTTGGACAACG GTTGTGACTCCATTGGCAAAATATGCCTTAACGTTATTGCCTATTGCATTGAGCATAGAGGAGCTAGCCACCTCTCCTAGGCTAAGATGTCATGCTACCTCCGTTCTTATTAGAACAAGTTTAGTGATTTTAAGCTTACTTGTGGCTCTCTATATTCCATATTTTG GTTCTTTGATGGCATTAATTGGTTCATTCATGTCCATACTCGTT GCACTTATTTATCCATGTGCATGTTTTCTCAAGTTACACAGTGGCAGATTATCAAATTCGGAG ataGCAAATTGTTCTTTTATAATCGTTGTGGGCATGATATCCGCTTGTATTGGAACATTGTCAGCTGTTTCAAAAATAACTGGCGAAGGGGACTGA